A part of Cottoperca gobio chromosome 4, fCotGob3.1, whole genome shotgun sequence genomic DNA contains:
- the crb1 gene encoding protein crumbs homolog 1 isoform X2, which translates to MDLIRYYSFELLACTIFISSLFVIDAGASPDRLPSPVDQCSPNPCQNRAICRIRGDGYSCFCVPGFQGAHCQIDVNECVSQPCRNGATCVDRVGRFSCLCSTGFTGAICEVQIDECQSQPCLNGGSCHDYASGFTCTCLPGFQGDQCEINIDECQEQPCQNGALCIDWVNDYSCDCSHTAFTGRLCETPLPPCLSEPCFNSAICEDNKGNYSWFEGRQCDIDISECGSNPCMHGGRCIERSWQALYGSEPLLSEHYDQQHAAGYICSCPRGTTGSLCQEVINQCDPSPCQNGGRCESHVGGYICHCHKQSPDDVLYGGVNCDVRIVGCEGHTCQNQGSCSPFLLDGISGYTCSCSSGYTGHLCETPTTFSFERRGYLLLHSPLVDSVVYCNVTLSFKTTLPRALLFQRNYRGLLLSLELHEGQLRLTLRKEASAGAEAESPSQVLELPKNVTDGEWHTVEAVLGSWMLSLTLLDDDGSCGSQSCHKVAPVQSTLTMLVSPPQNTFIGGVLQDSNSPSNDSLLPAFIGCMRDVLVDWQLVVPEEWLSNSAVNVSPGCSHRDRCLDVPCQNGGHCINLWQSYQCRCPRPYKGQDCEEEHVTTRFGNEGSQSYAAFTVTDDLGHDLSISFFLRTRRHYGLLLVLVNSSSQYLHMWLEDGKVTVQLNNFESLKAESAINDGEVHFVSVEVSEDRMALYVAAQKQGDVEVRTINVQAGDTVHVGGLLGSWTTSVFGGHFKGCIQDLRINDRRLSFFGLDTSVGSYPLMLMENVTVGCSGDNACSMNPCLNGGMCYSVWDDYTCTCPPSTAGRRCEEVRWCELSPCPTDSECRVLNQGYECYSNATFLNDSTVLSYRGNGKISRNLTNLSLNLRTRKRNTAILHAEKGSEFVTLSVQGGFFFMELQSTSVDDREEEEAEGRQAVTTVSLSSRTSVSDGEWHGVHLFMAAPWAHTSRWTLALDDEIEEASKMQGGNLNFLRQGVDLFLGGLAPEAGWSLAGCLGTVELGGIALTYFSSSDVNLPRLQEERFILTSLQPPLLGCSGGPVCEPNPCLNEGECQDLFNTFNCSCTTAWAGGRCSFFTDTCASSPCVHGNCSVNGLAYECTCESGYGGVDCDEQVDMCERHLCAHGGTCLHGMDRYACLCPENYTGPFCNERIEEIPWYIVVRKVRPKPTVSVCGDDTRNYTCFNGGNCTDRELSCDCVPGFTGLRCEQEVDECMSNPCMNGGYCRNLINRFICVCDMSYAGDRCQTDTERAPYSSRVAAVLAPCLVGLAIVVMLGLVLAVAKLRERRQTEGGFSPRQLEAPGGRNPPAELGNTSISTLAARVERLV; encoded by the exons ATGGATTTAATTCGCTATTATAGTTTTGAATTACTTGCATGCACCATTTTCATCTCTTCACTGTTTGTGATAGATG CAGGTGCATCTCCTGACAGGCTGCCTTCACCAGTGGACCAGTGCTCTCCAAACCCGTGCCAAAACAGGGCGATATGCAGAATCCGCGGGGACGGCTACTCGTGCTTCTGTGTGCCGGGGTTTCAGGGTGCTCACTGTCAAATTGACGTGAATGAATGTGTTTCACAGCCCTGCAGGAACGGGGCCACCTGTGTGGACAGAGTGGGCAGGttctcctgtctgtgttctaCTGGGTTCACTG GGGCCATTTGTGAAGTCCAGATTGATGAGTGTCAATCACAGCCATGTCTCAATGGCGGCAGTTGCCATGACTACGCCAGTGGCTTCACTTGCACCTGCCTGCCCGGTTTCCAAGGAGACCAATGCGAAATCAACATTGACGAGTGCCAAGAGCAGCCATGCCAAAATGGGGCTCTGTGTATAGATTGGGTGAATGA CTACAGCTGTGACTGCTCTCACACAGCCTTCACTGGCAGACTCTGTGAGACACCACTGCCACCCTGCCTCTCTGAACCCTGCTTCAACAGCGCCATCTGTGAGGACAACAAGGGTAACTACAGCT GGTTTGAGGGTCGTCAGTGTGATATCGACATCAGTGAGTGTGGCAGCAACCCCTGCATGCATGGAGGCCGCTGCATTGAGAGGTCGTGGCAGGCTCTGTATGGCAGCGAGCCTCTGCTGTCTGAACACTATGACCAGCAGCATGCTGCAGGCTACATCTGCAGCTGTCCTCGAGGAACTACAG GTTCCCTCTGCCAGGAGGTGATAAACCAGTGTGACCCCAGTCCCTGCCAGAATGGGGGCAGATGTGAGAGCCATGTTGGAGGCTACATTTGCCACTGCCACAAACAGAGTCCCGATGACGTTCTCTATGGCGGTGTAAACTGTGATGTGAGGATAGTGGGCTGTGAGGGACATACATGTCAAAACCAAGGCTCCTGTTCTCCTTTCCTGTTGGATGGAATTAGTGGATATACCTGTTCCTGCTCATCTGGGTACACTGGACACCTCTGTGAGACCCCCACCACCTTCTCCTTTGAACGCAGAGGCTACCTGCTGCTGCATAGTCCCCTGGTTGATTCTGTGGTGTACTGCAACGTCACCCTTAGCTTCAAGACAACTCTGCCCAGAGCATTGTTGTTCCAGCGGAACTACAGGGGGCTGCTGCTGAGCCTGGAGCTGCACGAAGGACAGCTCCGCCTCACACTGAGGAAGGAGGCCTCTGCTGGGGCTGAAGCAGAAAGCCCAAGCCAGGTCCTGGAGCTTCCAAAAAATGTCACAGATGGAGAGTGGCATACTGTAGAGGCTGTGCTCGGGAGCTGGATGCTCAGTTTGACTCTCTTGGATGATGATGGGAGCTGTGGGAGCCAGTCGTGTCACAAGGTGGCCCCAGTCCAAAGCACCCTGACCATGCTGGTGTCACCTCCTCAGAACACTTTCATTGGAGGGGTGCTCCAAGACTCAAATAGCCCCAGTAATGACTCCTTACTTCCAGCATTTATTGGCTGCATGCGGGATGTGTTAGTGGACTGGCAGCTCGTCGTCCCCGAGGAATGGCTAAGCAACTCTGCTGTTAATGTGTCCCCTGGCTGCAGCCATAGGGACCGCTGCCTGGACGTGCCTTGCCAAAACGGAGGACATTGTATCAACCTTTGGCAGAGCTACCAGTGCCGATGTCCGAGGCCTTATAAGGGTCAGGACTGTGAGGAGG AACATGTGACCACACGCTTTGGAAACGAGGGCTCTCAGAGTTACGCAGCGTTCACTGTCACTGATGATCTGGGTCATGacctctccatctccttcttCCTGCGCACACGGAGGCACTATGGACTCCTTCTTGTGCTCgtcaacagcagcagccagtACCTGCACATGTGGCTGGAGGACGGCAAGGTCACAGTTCAGCTCAATAACTTTGAGAGCCTTAAGGCGGAGAGTGCGATTAATGACGGGGAAGTCCACTTTGTGAGCGTAGAGGTATCGGAGGATCGTATGGCGCTGTATGTAGCAGCTCAGAAACAGGGTGATGTGGAAGTCAGGACGATCAATGTCCAAGCAGGAGATACTGTGCATGTGGGAGGTCTGTTGGGGAGTTGGACGACTTCAGTGTTCGGtggacattttaaaggctgtatTCAGGACCTCAGGATCAACGACAGGCGGCTTTCGTTCTTTGGGCTGGACACCTCTGTGGGATCTTATCCTCTGATGTTAATGGAGAATGTGACTGTTGGATGCTCTGGGGACAATGCCTGCAGT ATGAACCCTTGTCTAAACGGTGGGATGTGCTACTCCGTGTGGGATGACTACACCTGCACCTGCCCTCCAAGTACAGCAGGGCGGCGCTGTGAGGAGGTCAGGTGGTGCGAGCTGTCTCCTTGCCCCACAGACTCAGAGTGCAGGGTGTTGAACCAGGGCTATGAAT GCTACTCCAACGCAACTTTCCTGAATGACAGCACTGTGTTGTCCTACCGGGGAAACGGCAAAATATCCCGAAATCTAACTAACCTCTCCCTAAACCTTCGCACACGAAAGCGTAACACAGCTATACTCCACGCTGAGAAGGGCTCAGAATTCGTCACACTCTCCGTCCAGGGAGGTTTCTTCTTCATGGAGCTTCAGAGCACCAGTGTGGacgacagggaggaggaggaggcggagggaaGGCAGGCTGTGACTACGGTCAGTCTCAGCAGCAGGACGAGTGTTAGTGATGGTGAGTGGCATGGCGTCCACCTGTTCATGGCAGCGCCATGGGCGCATACGTCCCGGTGGACTCTGGCGCTGGATGATGAAATAGAGGAAGCTAGCAAGATGCAGGGAGGCAACCTGAACTTTCTCAGGCAGGGGGTGGACCTCTTCTTAGGGGGCCTGGCCCCTGAGGCTGGGTGGTCCCTGGCTGGGTGCCTGGGCACAGTAGAGCTAGGTGGCATTGCCCTGACTTACTTTAGCTCCTCTGATGTGAACCTCCCACGCCTGCAGGAGGAGCGGTTCATCCTGACATCCCTGCAACCACCGCTCCTCGGCTGCAGCGGGGGCCCCGTGTGTGAGCCCAACCCCTGCCTGAACGAAGGGGAGTGCCAGGACCTTTTTAACACCTTTAACTGCAGCTGTACGACGGCCTGGGCCGGGGGACGCTGCAGCTTCTTCACTGACACATGCGCTTCCAGTCCCTGCGTTCACGGCAACTGCAGTGTGAACGGGCTGGCCTACGAGTGCACGTGTGAGTCCGGCTACGGGGGCGTGGACTGTGATGAGCAGGTGGATATGTGTGAAAGACACCTGTGTGCCCACGGAGGCACCTGTCTGCATGGAATGGACAGGTACGCCTGCCTCTGCCCTGAGAACTACACTGGACCCTTTTGCAA TGAACGCATTGAAGAGATACCATGGTACATTGTTGTCAGAAAAGT ACGGCCTAAGCcaactgtttctgtgtgcggcGATGACACCAGAAACTACACTTGCTTCAATGGAGGCAACTGCACTGACCGAGAGCTGTCCTGCGACTGTGTACCTGGCTTCACTGGACTCCG GTGTGAGCAGGAGGTGGATGAGTGCATGTCCAACCCCTGTATGAACGGAGGCTACTGTCGCAACCTCATCAACAGATTCATCTGCGTGTGCGACATGAGCTACGCCGGAGACAGGTGCCAGACGGAC ACGGAGCGTGCTCCATACAGCTCGCGGGTGGCTGCCGTGCTGGCACCGTGTCTGGTTGGCTTGGCGATAGTGGTGATGCTGGGGCTGGTGCTGGCTGTTGCCAAACTGCGAGAGAGGCGGCAGACGGAGGGAGGTTTCAGTCCGCGGCAACTCGAGGCTCCTGGTGGTCGCAACCCACCTGCTGAGCTGGGAAACACATCCATCAGCACTTTGGCAGCTCGTGTGGAGCGCCTGGTGTag
- the crb1 gene encoding protein crumbs homolog 1 isoform X1 yields MDLIRYYSFELLACTIFISSLFVIDAGASPDRLPSPVDQCSPNPCQNRAICRIRGDGYSCFCVPGFQGAHCQIDVNECVSQPCRNGATCVDRVGRFSCLCSTGFTGAICEVQIDECQSQPCLNGGSCHDYASGFTCTCLPGFQGDQCEINIDECQEQPCQNGALCIDWVNDYSCDCSHTAFTGRLCETPLPPCLSEPCFNSAICEDNKGNYSCECLPGFEGRQCDIDISECGSNPCMHGGRCIERSWQALYGSEPLLSEHYDQQHAAGYICSCPRGTTGSLCQEVINQCDPSPCQNGGRCESHVGGYICHCHKQSPDDVLYGGVNCDVRIVGCEGHTCQNQGSCSPFLLDGISGYTCSCSSGYTGHLCETPTTFSFERRGYLLLHSPLVDSVVYCNVTLSFKTTLPRALLFQRNYRGLLLSLELHEGQLRLTLRKEASAGAEAESPSQVLELPKNVTDGEWHTVEAVLGSWMLSLTLLDDDGSCGSQSCHKVAPVQSTLTMLVSPPQNTFIGGVLQDSNSPSNDSLLPAFIGCMRDVLVDWQLVVPEEWLSNSAVNVSPGCSHRDRCLDVPCQNGGHCINLWQSYQCRCPRPYKGQDCEEEHVTTRFGNEGSQSYAAFTVTDDLGHDLSISFFLRTRRHYGLLLVLVNSSSQYLHMWLEDGKVTVQLNNFESLKAESAINDGEVHFVSVEVSEDRMALYVAAQKQGDVEVRTINVQAGDTVHVGGLLGSWTTSVFGGHFKGCIQDLRINDRRLSFFGLDTSVGSYPLMLMENVTVGCSGDNACSMNPCLNGGMCYSVWDDYTCTCPPSTAGRRCEEVRWCELSPCPTDSECRVLNQGYECYSNATFLNDSTVLSYRGNGKISRNLTNLSLNLRTRKRNTAILHAEKGSEFVTLSVQGGFFFMELQSTSVDDREEEEAEGRQAVTTVSLSSRTSVSDGEWHGVHLFMAAPWAHTSRWTLALDDEIEEASKMQGGNLNFLRQGVDLFLGGLAPEAGWSLAGCLGTVELGGIALTYFSSSDVNLPRLQEERFILTSLQPPLLGCSGGPVCEPNPCLNEGECQDLFNTFNCSCTTAWAGGRCSFFTDTCASSPCVHGNCSVNGLAYECTCESGYGGVDCDEQVDMCERHLCAHGGTCLHGMDRYACLCPENYTGPFCNERIEEIPWYIVVRKVRPKPTVSVCGDDTRNYTCFNGGNCTDRELSCDCVPGFTGLRCEQEVDECMSNPCMNGGYCRNLINRFICVCDMSYAGDRCQTDTERAPYSSRVAAVLAPCLVGLAIVVMLGLVLAVAKLRERRQTEGGFSPRQLEAPGGRNPPAELGNTSISTLAARVERLV; encoded by the exons ATGGATTTAATTCGCTATTATAGTTTTGAATTACTTGCATGCACCATTTTCATCTCTTCACTGTTTGTGATAGATG CAGGTGCATCTCCTGACAGGCTGCCTTCACCAGTGGACCAGTGCTCTCCAAACCCGTGCCAAAACAGGGCGATATGCAGAATCCGCGGGGACGGCTACTCGTGCTTCTGTGTGCCGGGGTTTCAGGGTGCTCACTGTCAAATTGACGTGAATGAATGTGTTTCACAGCCCTGCAGGAACGGGGCCACCTGTGTGGACAGAGTGGGCAGGttctcctgtctgtgttctaCTGGGTTCACTG GGGCCATTTGTGAAGTCCAGATTGATGAGTGTCAATCACAGCCATGTCTCAATGGCGGCAGTTGCCATGACTACGCCAGTGGCTTCACTTGCACCTGCCTGCCCGGTTTCCAAGGAGACCAATGCGAAATCAACATTGACGAGTGCCAAGAGCAGCCATGCCAAAATGGGGCTCTGTGTATAGATTGGGTGAATGA CTACAGCTGTGACTGCTCTCACACAGCCTTCACTGGCAGACTCTGTGAGACACCACTGCCACCCTGCCTCTCTGAACCCTGCTTCAACAGCGCCATCTGTGAGGACAACAAGGGTAACTACAGCTGTGAGTGCCTGCCAG GGTTTGAGGGTCGTCAGTGTGATATCGACATCAGTGAGTGTGGCAGCAACCCCTGCATGCATGGAGGCCGCTGCATTGAGAGGTCGTGGCAGGCTCTGTATGGCAGCGAGCCTCTGCTGTCTGAACACTATGACCAGCAGCATGCTGCAGGCTACATCTGCAGCTGTCCTCGAGGAACTACAG GTTCCCTCTGCCAGGAGGTGATAAACCAGTGTGACCCCAGTCCCTGCCAGAATGGGGGCAGATGTGAGAGCCATGTTGGAGGCTACATTTGCCACTGCCACAAACAGAGTCCCGATGACGTTCTCTATGGCGGTGTAAACTGTGATGTGAGGATAGTGGGCTGTGAGGGACATACATGTCAAAACCAAGGCTCCTGTTCTCCTTTCCTGTTGGATGGAATTAGTGGATATACCTGTTCCTGCTCATCTGGGTACACTGGACACCTCTGTGAGACCCCCACCACCTTCTCCTTTGAACGCAGAGGCTACCTGCTGCTGCATAGTCCCCTGGTTGATTCTGTGGTGTACTGCAACGTCACCCTTAGCTTCAAGACAACTCTGCCCAGAGCATTGTTGTTCCAGCGGAACTACAGGGGGCTGCTGCTGAGCCTGGAGCTGCACGAAGGACAGCTCCGCCTCACACTGAGGAAGGAGGCCTCTGCTGGGGCTGAAGCAGAAAGCCCAAGCCAGGTCCTGGAGCTTCCAAAAAATGTCACAGATGGAGAGTGGCATACTGTAGAGGCTGTGCTCGGGAGCTGGATGCTCAGTTTGACTCTCTTGGATGATGATGGGAGCTGTGGGAGCCAGTCGTGTCACAAGGTGGCCCCAGTCCAAAGCACCCTGACCATGCTGGTGTCACCTCCTCAGAACACTTTCATTGGAGGGGTGCTCCAAGACTCAAATAGCCCCAGTAATGACTCCTTACTTCCAGCATTTATTGGCTGCATGCGGGATGTGTTAGTGGACTGGCAGCTCGTCGTCCCCGAGGAATGGCTAAGCAACTCTGCTGTTAATGTGTCCCCTGGCTGCAGCCATAGGGACCGCTGCCTGGACGTGCCTTGCCAAAACGGAGGACATTGTATCAACCTTTGGCAGAGCTACCAGTGCCGATGTCCGAGGCCTTATAAGGGTCAGGACTGTGAGGAGG AACATGTGACCACACGCTTTGGAAACGAGGGCTCTCAGAGTTACGCAGCGTTCACTGTCACTGATGATCTGGGTCATGacctctccatctccttcttCCTGCGCACACGGAGGCACTATGGACTCCTTCTTGTGCTCgtcaacagcagcagccagtACCTGCACATGTGGCTGGAGGACGGCAAGGTCACAGTTCAGCTCAATAACTTTGAGAGCCTTAAGGCGGAGAGTGCGATTAATGACGGGGAAGTCCACTTTGTGAGCGTAGAGGTATCGGAGGATCGTATGGCGCTGTATGTAGCAGCTCAGAAACAGGGTGATGTGGAAGTCAGGACGATCAATGTCCAAGCAGGAGATACTGTGCATGTGGGAGGTCTGTTGGGGAGTTGGACGACTTCAGTGTTCGGtggacattttaaaggctgtatTCAGGACCTCAGGATCAACGACAGGCGGCTTTCGTTCTTTGGGCTGGACACCTCTGTGGGATCTTATCCTCTGATGTTAATGGAGAATGTGACTGTTGGATGCTCTGGGGACAATGCCTGCAGT ATGAACCCTTGTCTAAACGGTGGGATGTGCTACTCCGTGTGGGATGACTACACCTGCACCTGCCCTCCAAGTACAGCAGGGCGGCGCTGTGAGGAGGTCAGGTGGTGCGAGCTGTCTCCTTGCCCCACAGACTCAGAGTGCAGGGTGTTGAACCAGGGCTATGAAT GCTACTCCAACGCAACTTTCCTGAATGACAGCACTGTGTTGTCCTACCGGGGAAACGGCAAAATATCCCGAAATCTAACTAACCTCTCCCTAAACCTTCGCACACGAAAGCGTAACACAGCTATACTCCACGCTGAGAAGGGCTCAGAATTCGTCACACTCTCCGTCCAGGGAGGTTTCTTCTTCATGGAGCTTCAGAGCACCAGTGTGGacgacagggaggaggaggaggcggagggaaGGCAGGCTGTGACTACGGTCAGTCTCAGCAGCAGGACGAGTGTTAGTGATGGTGAGTGGCATGGCGTCCACCTGTTCATGGCAGCGCCATGGGCGCATACGTCCCGGTGGACTCTGGCGCTGGATGATGAAATAGAGGAAGCTAGCAAGATGCAGGGAGGCAACCTGAACTTTCTCAGGCAGGGGGTGGACCTCTTCTTAGGGGGCCTGGCCCCTGAGGCTGGGTGGTCCCTGGCTGGGTGCCTGGGCACAGTAGAGCTAGGTGGCATTGCCCTGACTTACTTTAGCTCCTCTGATGTGAACCTCCCACGCCTGCAGGAGGAGCGGTTCATCCTGACATCCCTGCAACCACCGCTCCTCGGCTGCAGCGGGGGCCCCGTGTGTGAGCCCAACCCCTGCCTGAACGAAGGGGAGTGCCAGGACCTTTTTAACACCTTTAACTGCAGCTGTACGACGGCCTGGGCCGGGGGACGCTGCAGCTTCTTCACTGACACATGCGCTTCCAGTCCCTGCGTTCACGGCAACTGCAGTGTGAACGGGCTGGCCTACGAGTGCACGTGTGAGTCCGGCTACGGGGGCGTGGACTGTGATGAGCAGGTGGATATGTGTGAAAGACACCTGTGTGCCCACGGAGGCACCTGTCTGCATGGAATGGACAGGTACGCCTGCCTCTGCCCTGAGAACTACACTGGACCCTTTTGCAA TGAACGCATTGAAGAGATACCATGGTACATTGTTGTCAGAAAAGT ACGGCCTAAGCcaactgtttctgtgtgcggcGATGACACCAGAAACTACACTTGCTTCAATGGAGGCAACTGCACTGACCGAGAGCTGTCCTGCGACTGTGTACCTGGCTTCACTGGACTCCG GTGTGAGCAGGAGGTGGATGAGTGCATGTCCAACCCCTGTATGAACGGAGGCTACTGTCGCAACCTCATCAACAGATTCATCTGCGTGTGCGACATGAGCTACGCCGGAGACAGGTGCCAGACGGAC ACGGAGCGTGCTCCATACAGCTCGCGGGTGGCTGCCGTGCTGGCACCGTGTCTGGTTGGCTTGGCGATAGTGGTGATGCTGGGGCTGGTGCTGGCTGTTGCCAAACTGCGAGAGAGGCGGCAGACGGAGGGAGGTTTCAGTCCGCGGCAACTCGAGGCTCCTGGTGGTCGCAACCCACCTGCTGAGCTGGGAAACACATCCATCAGCACTTTGGCAGCTCGTGTGGAGCGCCTGGTGTag